Proteins from a single region of Sinorhizobium meliloti:
- a CDS encoding gamma-glutamyl-gamma-aminobutyrate hydrolase family protein produces the protein MAEKNGNWRPVQPLIAVSADVCELYNYPWHAAPHQYLEAAVAGAGVFPLVVPSLGERLDLDRLLDAVDGVMITGSGSNVHPSIYGGDASEINGPYDPARDSTTLPLICKAIERGIPLLAICRGIQEMNVALGGTLATEIHERPGMLDHREPSNENRDERFAIRQALTVKPKGYLSGVLGDSNIQVNSLHRQAIDQPGSQLEVEAVAEDGTVEAVSVRNARSFAIGVQWHPEYWVKSDRASALIFRAFGDAVRAHAAMRIGIKNATE, from the coding sequence GTGGCGGAGAAAAATGGAAATTGGCGGCCAGTCCAACCGTTGATTGCGGTTTCGGCGGATGTTTGCGAGTTGTATAATTATCCTTGGCATGCAGCGCCCCATCAGTATCTTGAGGCGGCGGTAGCTGGGGCAGGTGTATTTCCTCTGGTGGTCCCTTCCCTGGGGGAGCGGCTTGATCTCGATCGACTCTTGGATGCTGTCGACGGTGTGATGATAACGGGTTCTGGGTCGAATGTTCATCCCTCTATTTATGGCGGTGATGCGAGTGAAATAAACGGCCCTTATGACCCAGCGCGTGATTCAACCACGCTGCCCCTGATCTGTAAGGCAATTGAACGGGGGATTCCGCTCCTCGCCATCTGCCGTGGTATACAAGAAATGAATGTGGCACTTGGCGGCACGCTTGCAACCGAGATCCACGAGCGCCCCGGAATGCTTGATCATCGGGAGCCATCGAACGAGAACCGTGACGAGCGATTCGCCATCCGACAGGCGCTAACAGTCAAGCCGAAGGGCTACCTCTCCGGGGTCCTCGGGGACAGCAACATTCAGGTAAACTCTCTTCATCGCCAAGCAATCGATCAGCCAGGATCACAGCTAGAGGTCGAAGCAGTGGCTGAGGACGGCACGGTGGAAGCGGTGTCAGTGCGTAATGCGCGGAGCTTCGCCATTGGCGTTCAATGGCATCCCGAGTATTGGGTAAAGTCGGACAGAGCATCCGCACTCATCTTTCGTGCATTCGGAGATGCGGTTCGTGCGCACGCGGCGATGAGGATTGGCATTAAGAACGCTACAGAATGA
- a CDS encoding Xaa-Pro peptidase family protein: MTLPIQFPPPFPIQEYRSRLAALRSFMAERKVDLLIVNQHEHMEYFAGYAPTAAMYQAILIPLDGEPVAVIRALDASVFSETSWLTDYVAFADNEDPIEVASNTIVSLGHGGSAIGVERDSYFFTINRAVAFEGFLPNVRFVDFSAILWLMRQVKSPLELACLQVAAGICDRATMVGFEAAEAGVSEREVLAVMISEALRNGADNAQLVQLVCGPRSGSLHGALGNRILAEGDIVHAEPVPHFRGYTSRMMRPKSIGAPTDEQMLIAEATIRVQDEQFRAMKPGAEAKEVDKILREGMLSAGLRDRYTNVTGYTLGLKHPPRTSDFTRVFLADSDWRLLENQVFHMYTGAGGMAFSETIVVTPEGGRRLTKMERRLFS, translated from the coding sequence ATGACACTGCCTATACAGTTCCCGCCGCCCTTTCCCATCCAAGAATACCGCTCGCGTCTGGCGGCATTGCGATCCTTCATGGCCGAACGAAAGGTTGACCTGCTCATCGTCAACCAGCACGAACATATGGAATATTTCGCGGGGTATGCGCCAACGGCGGCCATGTATCAAGCCATCTTAATTCCACTTGACGGCGAGCCGGTCGCTGTAATCCGTGCTCTCGATGCCTCGGTCTTCAGTGAGACTAGTTGGCTAACCGACTATGTTGCGTTCGCTGATAACGAAGATCCAATTGAAGTGGCGTCAAATACGATTGTTTCGCTCGGGCACGGAGGCTCCGCAATAGGTGTTGAGCGCGATAGCTATTTTTTCACAATCAATCGAGCGGTCGCTTTCGAAGGTTTCCTCCCCAATGTCAGGTTCGTTGATTTCTCCGCTATCCTGTGGCTTATGCGGCAGGTTAAATCGCCTCTCGAACTTGCCTGCCTCCAAGTAGCCGCGGGCATTTGTGATCGGGCGACAATGGTGGGCTTCGAGGCGGCTGAGGCTGGTGTCAGTGAGCGCGAGGTCTTAGCGGTGATGATTTCCGAGGCGTTGCGCAACGGAGCGGACAACGCGCAGCTCGTTCAGCTGGTATGTGGACCCCGATCAGGATCCCTGCACGGCGCGCTCGGTAATCGCATTTTGGCAGAGGGCGACATCGTGCACGCAGAGCCGGTACCGCATTTTCGTGGCTATACCTCGCGGATGATGCGTCCGAAATCGATCGGGGCTCCAACCGATGAACAAATGCTAATCGCAGAAGCGACGATCCGGGTCCAGGATGAGCAGTTCCGAGCGATGAAGCCCGGGGCGGAAGCAAAAGAGGTGGACAAGATCTTACGTGAGGGCATGTTGTCCGCTGGATTGCGCGACCGCTACACCAATGTCACCGGCTATACACTCGGCCTAAAGCACCCACCCCGTACAAGTGACTTCACGCGTGTTTTCCTCGCCGACAGCGATTGGAGGCTTCTGGAAAATCAGGTGTTTCACATGTACACCGGGGCAGGTGGCATGGCGTTCAGTGAAACAATCGTCGTCACGCCTGAGGGAGGTAGACGATTAACAAAAATGGAGCGCAGGCTGTTCTCCTGA